The DNA sequence CTCTCCCTTGAATTCTGCATATACTGTCTGGAAAGCCCCGTGCCTGCCTTCACTTTTAAGGTCCGATAAAATCATTGCCGCTACAGAATCGCCCGCCTCAGCTTCATCAGGGTCAAATATATTCCGTCCGGCGTCGATGGGGACCTCTTCTATAACAGCGTCCTGCGGCGTTGAACTCTGTCCTTCTGTCTGCAGGAGTCCCAGCTGATAGCCTGCAAATCCGCCTATAGACAGAAAGAATACACATGCAGTGAGCCATGCGGCAGCTTTGGGGAAAAGAGCTGGATAAGGTGCCTCTTTTTTTCTCTTTGCTGTGGCAATCTTTTGCCTGACCAGCCTTTTATCTTTCTCTGTAAAAACCGGGTCCTTAGAGATATAGGGATCAAAATGCTGCTTCAAATCTCTCAGCCTGTCATCCACTGAATTCATTCCCTTCTTCTTCAGAATAAAAGACTTTCAACTTATCCCGGCCCCTCCTGATCCTTGTTTTAACCGTTTCAATATGAAGATTCAGGATCTCCGCAATTTCCAGCATTGAAAATTCCTTTACATAGTAAAGGAGGATGCTCTCCCTGTATTTGACCGGCAATTTTAAGATATTTTCCATCAGGCGGTCCTGCCCATCTTTTTCAATCAGTTCATCCTCAGCCGATCTCTCCCTTTTGTCAAACCAGAATAGTTTGTCAGTAAACTGGAGATGGAGGTAATGCCAGCTTCGCAGATGATCTTTGCATTTATTTGCGGCAATTCGGAAAATCCACGTCTTAAAGGACGATTCACCCTTAAAATTTTCCAGATTCATATAAACGCTCAGGAATACATCCTGAAGAACATCCTCAGTCTGCGGCCAGCTTTTCGTATATGTATAAATAAATCGCTTCAATTTCTCGCCATACAAGTCCATGGCAAATTCTATGGCTTGGTCTTTTGTAAGCTTCAGCCAATCTCTATCGATGTCAGGGTTCAAAGGCTCCCTCCTTGCTGCCAAAAAAGCCGTTTGTAATATAGACGCAACACAACTGTAAAAAGGGTCAAAAAATAGGGAATTTTTTCTGGGGAATATGGGAGGACGCGCAGAAATCTTAAAAAATAGGGAAGCTCTGTCTGGATTGAGGATATACAGTCTGAGTTTAGCAGTGTGGGAATATATACTTCAGCTGATTCAGGATGATTCTGCATATATTTGCAGTTTTTCTGCCTGAATATGGAGGAGTTCTGCCAGCACTTTGAAGGATTCTACCTAAAACTCCTTTCTTTCTACCCGGAATCGGCAATAATTTTTCCAGCTTACAATTTTTTCAAAACTTAAAAAGAGCTGGAATCCATCCAGCTCTTCTCATTATTTGAACCATCCCTTTTCACGGGACCGTGTAATCGCTTCTATCCGGTTTTGTACTTCAAGCTTTTCCAGAATGGCAGACACATAATTGCGGACAGTCCCGCTTTTAATGGACAGCTCTGCTGCAATTTCATTTGTGTTCTTTCCGTCCGCGACCAGTTCCAGTACTGCTTTTTCTCTTTCGGTCAGCGGATTTTCTTCGGCATACATATCATCCATCAGCTCCGGGGCGTAAATGCGGCGGCCAGCCATGACACTGCGGATGCTGCCTGCCAGCTCTTCGCTCGGGCTGTCTTTGAGCAGGTAGCCGCTCACGCCGGCTTTGATCGCCGATTGAAAATAGCCTGTTCTGGCAAAGGTAGTCAGGATAATGACCTTGCAGATGCCTTTCAGTTCTTCCGCTGCCTCAAGTCCCGTTTTCAGCGGCATCTCAATATCCATGATGCAGATATCCGGCTGGTGCTGATGGACAAGGGCGACGGCTTCCTCGCCATTTCCTGCCTTGCCGACAACTTCCATATCATCTTCAAGGCTCAGCAGCGAACCAAGTGCACCAAGCATCATACGCTGATCTTCTGCTATGACAATACGAATCATTGCAGCTCCTCCTTTTGTCTGATCTTCACAACATTCGGCACCCGGACAATCAGTGTAGTTCCCCCGTCCTGGTACACCTCCATAGTGCCATTGACAAATTCAGCACGCTCCCTGATACCGAGCAGTCCGCTTCCTTTGCCAATGTCCCGGTCAGGATCAATGCCAACGCCATTGTCACTGACTGTGACTGCAGTTTCGTCATCGGCCTGCCTGATTTCCACGATAACCTCGGTAGCATTGGAGTGCTTCACCACATTATTCACTGCCTCCTTCAGGCACATGCTGAGGATGTTTTCCACAAACAGTGAAACATTGACAAGCTGCCGCTCCTGTTTAAGCACAAACGAAATCCCTGCAGCCCCGAGTATTTGTTCAATCAGGACTACCTCCTCCTTCAGCCGGATCCCCCTCATCTGCGAGACCATCTTCCTGACCTCATTCAGGGCGGTCCTGGCTGTCTGCTGCACATCTTTCAGCTCGGAACGGGCCTGCTCTGGATCTTTATAGACTAATTTCCCCGCCAGATCGCTCTTAAGCCCGATCAGTGAAAGCTTCTGGCCGAGCGTATCATGCAGGTCCCTGGCTATCCGCTGCCTCTCTTCCATCTTAACCAGCTCTGAAATCCGTTTATTGGCATCTTCCAGCTGCGACTCCAGCTTGCCCCGCATATTCCGGTTTTTGATGCTGAATGGCAGGAGGATGACGCTGAGCCAGCTGATGATTATAAATGGGATCTGCTTCACGAATAATGGATCCTGCAGGACAAACTGATAGTTGATTGCCGCAGAAGCTGCTGTCAGGTGAAGGATATAAAGAATGGCGAAAGCGGCCTTCCCTGTGATATTGCCGATGAAATAAGCAATGAAAAATGAAAAATACACATAACCGAAAAGTGTTGTCATCGCTGTTGAGATCCCGATCAGCACGATGGCCCAGATATAAACAGTCCATCCCCTCGAAAGGAAGGCCAGCCGGAAGAATAAATAAAAGATGACAGTTAAAATGATGCCGGCAACGATTTCCGCTGTTGATGAAGACTGAAAGATGAAATAGAAAGGCAGTATCGTTAGAATCGCCCATATATAAGGGGAAATCCCGGTGCTGCTGTTAAAGACAAGCAATTTTTTCTTCATTATACATCTCCAATATCTTTTGTATCCTTATTTTACATAAAAATGTCTTTTCAAAAAAGGACAGAGCCATGATATTCGGGCTCCGTCCTTTGAACTGGCTTTTTAAACTG is a window from the Bacillus infantis NRRL B-14911 genome containing:
- a CDS encoding sigma-70 family RNA polymerase sigma factor, which translates into the protein MNPDIDRDWLKLTKDQAIEFAMDLYGEKLKRFIYTYTKSWPQTEDVLQDVFLSVYMNLENFKGESSFKTWIFRIAANKCKDHLRSWHYLHLQFTDKLFWFDKRERSAEDELIEKDGQDRLMENILKLPVKYRESILLYYVKEFSMLEIAEILNLHIETVKTRIRRGRDKLKVFYSEEEGNEFSG
- a CDS encoding response regulator transcription factor, translating into MIRIVIAEDQRMMLGALGSLLSLEDDMEVVGKAGNGEEAVALVHQHQPDICIMDIEMPLKTGLEAAEELKGICKVIILTTFARTGYFQSAIKAGVSGYLLKDSPSEELAGSIRSVMAGRRIYAPELMDDMYAEENPLTEREKAVLELVADGKNTNEIAAELSIKSGTVRNYVSAILEKLEVQNRIEAITRSREKGWFK
- a CDS encoding sensor histidine kinase; its protein translation is MKKKLLVFNSSTGISPYIWAILTILPFYFIFQSSSTAEIVAGIILTVIFYLFFRLAFLSRGWTVYIWAIVLIGISTAMTTLFGYVYFSFFIAYFIGNITGKAAFAILYILHLTAASAAINYQFVLQDPLFVKQIPFIIISWLSVILLPFSIKNRNMRGKLESQLEDANKRISELVKMEERQRIARDLHDTLGQKLSLIGLKSDLAGKLVYKDPEQARSELKDVQQTARTALNEVRKMVSQMRGIRLKEEVVLIEQILGAAGISFVLKQERQLVNVSLFVENILSMCLKEAVNNVVKHSNATEVIVEIRQADDETAVTVSDNGVGIDPDRDIGKGSGLLGIRERAEFVNGTMEVYQDGGTTLIVRVPNVVKIRQKEELQ